The window CGATAATTATCTCCAATGACAGGTTGAAGAAAAATTTCAGATATAATATAAAGCAGAAAGGTGCACTTATGGCCAAGGGAAGAATACTTGGTATACAGTTTAAAGAATTATTTAGGGAGAACCTTTTTTTCTCATTGGGGAAACATGCCAACCTTATGGCATTGAGGCTCGGAGAAAAAATTGAGAAACTAGGGTATGATTTTCTGAGTGAAACAGAATCTAACCAAATATTTCCAATACTCCCAAATGAAATAATAGAAAATATCAATAAAAAATATGGATTTTACATATGGGAAAAAATTGATAAAGATATCTCAGCTGTAAGGCTTGTGACATCATGGGCGACAAAAGAGGAGATGATTGATAAGTTTATTGCAGACTTAAAAAGTTACAGTTTATCAAAGTAGAATTTGATTGTAAATAAAAATTGCTAGAAAAGATAGATTTAAAAAGAGATATAGGAGCCGACCTATATCTCTTTTGCTTTAAACTTTTATTTTATTGGTATAAGAAGATAAAAAACTGACTCAGGATCATTCATTCCTGTATAAGAATCGTCATATAATTCAAAAGAATTGATTCCCCTTTCTAAATCAGGGATTACCTTCCCCGAAGTCATAGAGAAGGCAAAGACCTCAGGATAAAACTTCTCTTTTGCCTCAGAGCTCATGACACCTTTAAATCTAAATTTTGCATACTTCCCTTCTGGAATTGTAGTTCTTTTGGATTTAAACTCTTTTATTACAGGTGTCCCCTCTTTTACGCAGGCTATATAATCAAATTCCTGTGTATCTAATTGAAAATTTTTGGATACTCCAAAGGCATATTTTATTTTATTATAGTCTATAGAGTTCATAAGAGTTTCCCACATTTCATTAAAAATCTTATTTCCCCTTTTATTTTCTTTTGTTATATGATTTTCAATTCCAAAACAATCTGTTGCCTTAAATTCCATAATTTCAAA is drawn from uncultured Ilyobacter sp. and contains these coding sequences:
- a CDS encoding GyrI-like domain-containing protein, with the translated sequence MDFEIMEFKATDCFGIENHITKENKRGNKIFNEMWETLMNSIDYNKIKYAFGVSKNFQLDTQEFDYIACVKEGTPVIKEFKSKRTTIPEGKYAKFRFKGVMSSEAKEKFYPEVFAFSMTSGKVIPDLERGINSFELYDDSYTGMNDPESVFYLLIPIK